The Acinonyx jubatus isolate Ajub_Pintada_27869175 chromosome D2, VMU_Ajub_asm_v1.0, whole genome shotgun sequence genome contains a region encoding:
- the UROS gene encoding uroporphyrinogen-III synthase isoform X4, translating into MPVGRSQHTNEWAEAHGCGTGILKHAPCKDCQAIMKVLLLKDPKEDDCGQDPYIRELGLYGLEATLIPVLSFEFLSLSSFSEKLSHPEGYGGLIFTSPRAVEAVELCLEKDNKTEVWKHSLKEKWNAKSVYVVGSATSSLVNKIGLDTEGESCGNAEKLAEYICSRAASFSEFPSSERPPPPRARPRTACGRRL; encoded by the exons ATGCCTGTAGGCCGTTCACAGCACACGAACGAATGGGCTGAGGCGCACGGGTGTGGAACGGGCATCCTCAAACACG CACCCTGTAAGGATTGCCAGGCGATAATGAAGGTTCTTTTACTAAAAGACCCTAAGGAGGATGACTGTGGCCAAGATCCATATATCAGG GAACTAGGATTATATGGACTTGAAGCCACTCTGATCCCTGTTTTATCATTTGAGTTTTTGtctctttccagtttttctgAGAAG CTGTCTCATCCTGAAGGCTACGGGGGCCTCATTTTTACCAGCCCCAGAGCAGTGGAAGCAGTGGAACTGTGTTTGGAGAAAGACAATAAAACTGAAg TCTGGAAACACTCTCTGAAAGAAAAGTGGAATGCTAAGTCAGTGTACGTGGTTGGAAGTGCTACGTCTTCTCTAG TGAATAAAATCGGCCTGGACACAGAAGGAGAGAGCTGTGGAAATGCAGAAAAGCTCGCAGAATACATTTGTTCCA gGGCTGCTTCCTTCTCTGAATTCCCCTCCTCAGagcggcccccacccccacgagCACGTCCCCGGACGGCGTGTGGCCGCCGTTTGTAG
- the UROS gene encoding uroporphyrinogen-III synthase isoform X3, whose amino-acid sequence MKVLLLKDPKEDDCGQDPYIRELGLYGLEATLIPVLSFEFLSLSSFSEKLSHPEGYGGLIFTSPRAVEAVELCLEKDNKTEVWKHSLKEKWNAKSVYVVGSATSSLVNKIGLDTEGESCGNAEKLAEYICSRESPALPLLFPCGTVKGEILPKMLKDKGIPMESIIVYQKVPHPGIQVNLHSYYSQQGIPASITFFSPSGLTHSLKHIQELSGDNIGRIKFAAIGPSTARALAAQGLPVSCTAESPTPPALAKGLRLALQAPGC is encoded by the exons ATGAAGGTTCTTTTACTAAAAGACCCTAAGGAGGATGACTGTGGCCAAGATCCATATATCAGG GAACTAGGATTATATGGACTTGAAGCCACTCTGATCCCTGTTTTATCATTTGAGTTTTTGtctctttccagtttttctgAGAAG CTGTCTCATCCTGAAGGCTACGGGGGCCTCATTTTTACCAGCCCCAGAGCAGTGGAAGCAGTGGAACTGTGTTTGGAGAAAGACAATAAAACTGAAg TCTGGAAACACTCTCTGAAAGAAAAGTGGAATGCTAAGTCAGTGTACGTGGTTGGAAGTGCTACGTCTTCTCTAG TGAATAAAATCGGCCTGGACACAGAAGGAGAGAGCTGTGGAAATGCAGAAAAGCTCGCAGAATACATTTGTTCCA GGGAGTCACCGGCATTGCCTCTCCTGTTTCCCTGTGGAACCGTCAAAGGGGAAATCCTGCCGAAGATGCTCAAGGACAAAG GGATTCCCATGGAAAGCATCATCGTCTATCAGAAGGTCCCACACCCAGGAATCCAGGTGAACCTCCACAGCTACTATTCTCAGCAG GGCATCCCAGCGAGCATCACGTTTTTCAGCCCCTCTGGCCTCACCCACAGCCTCAAGCATATTCAAGAGTTATCTGGTGACAACATTGGTCGAATCAAG tTCGCCGCCATCGGCCCCAGCACCGCCCGTGCGCTGGCCGCCCAGGGCCTGCCTGTGAGCTGCACGGCCGAGAGCCCCACGCCACCAGCCCTGGCCAAGGGCCTCAGGTTGGCGCTTCAGGCCCCCGGCTGCTGA
- the UROS gene encoding uroporphyrinogen-III synthase isoform X2 produces the protein MRSARFMAPCKDCQAIMKVLLLKDPKEDDCGQDPYIRELGLYGLEATLIPVLSFEFLSLSSFSEKLSHPEGYGGLIFTSPRAVEAVELCLEKDNKTEVWKHSLKEKWNAKSVYVVGSATSSLVNKIGLDTEGESCGNAEKLAEYICSRESPALPLLFPCGTVKGEILPKMLKDKGIPMESIIVYQKVPHPGIQVNLHSYYSQQGIPASITFFSPSGLTHSLKHIQELSGDNIGRIKFAAIGPSTARALAAQGLPVSCTAESPTPPALAKGLRLALQAPGC, from the exons ATGAGGTCGGCCCGTTTTATGG CACCCTGTAAGGATTGCCAGGCGATAATGAAGGTTCTTTTACTAAAAGACCCTAAGGAGGATGACTGTGGCCAAGATCCATATATCAGG GAACTAGGATTATATGGACTTGAAGCCACTCTGATCCCTGTTTTATCATTTGAGTTTTTGtctctttccagtttttctgAGAAG CTGTCTCATCCTGAAGGCTACGGGGGCCTCATTTTTACCAGCCCCAGAGCAGTGGAAGCAGTGGAACTGTGTTTGGAGAAAGACAATAAAACTGAAg TCTGGAAACACTCTCTGAAAGAAAAGTGGAATGCTAAGTCAGTGTACGTGGTTGGAAGTGCTACGTCTTCTCTAG TGAATAAAATCGGCCTGGACACAGAAGGAGAGAGCTGTGGAAATGCAGAAAAGCTCGCAGAATACATTTGTTCCA GGGAGTCACCGGCATTGCCTCTCCTGTTTCCCTGTGGAACCGTCAAAGGGGAAATCCTGCCGAAGATGCTCAAGGACAAAG GGATTCCCATGGAAAGCATCATCGTCTATCAGAAGGTCCCACACCCAGGAATCCAGGTGAACCTCCACAGCTACTATTCTCAGCAG GGCATCCCAGCGAGCATCACGTTTTTCAGCCCCTCTGGCCTCACCCACAGCCTCAAGCATATTCAAGAGTTATCTGGTGACAACATTGGTCGAATCAAG tTCGCCGCCATCGGCCCCAGCACCGCCCGTGCGCTGGCCGCCCAGGGCCTGCCTGTGAGCTGCACGGCCGAGAGCCCCACGCCACCAGCCCTGGCCAAGGGCCTCAGGTTGGCGCTTCAGGCCCCCGGCTGCTGA
- the UROS gene encoding uroporphyrinogen-III synthase isoform X1 has product MPVGRSQHTNEWAEAHGCGTGILKHAPCKDCQAIMKVLLLKDPKEDDCGQDPYIRELGLYGLEATLIPVLSFEFLSLSSFSEKLSHPEGYGGLIFTSPRAVEAVELCLEKDNKTEVWKHSLKEKWNAKSVYVVGSATSSLVNKIGLDTEGESCGNAEKLAEYICSRESPALPLLFPCGTVKGEILPKMLKDKGIPMESIIVYQKVPHPGIQVNLHSYYSQQGIPASITFFSPSGLTHSLKHIQELSGDNIGRIKFAAIGPSTARALAAQGLPVSCTAESPTPPALAKGLRLALQAPGC; this is encoded by the exons ATGCCTGTAGGCCGTTCACAGCACACGAACGAATGGGCTGAGGCGCACGGGTGTGGAACGGGCATCCTCAAACACG CACCCTGTAAGGATTGCCAGGCGATAATGAAGGTTCTTTTACTAAAAGACCCTAAGGAGGATGACTGTGGCCAAGATCCATATATCAGG GAACTAGGATTATATGGACTTGAAGCCACTCTGATCCCTGTTTTATCATTTGAGTTTTTGtctctttccagtttttctgAGAAG CTGTCTCATCCTGAAGGCTACGGGGGCCTCATTTTTACCAGCCCCAGAGCAGTGGAAGCAGTGGAACTGTGTTTGGAGAAAGACAATAAAACTGAAg TCTGGAAACACTCTCTGAAAGAAAAGTGGAATGCTAAGTCAGTGTACGTGGTTGGAAGTGCTACGTCTTCTCTAG TGAATAAAATCGGCCTGGACACAGAAGGAGAGAGCTGTGGAAATGCAGAAAAGCTCGCAGAATACATTTGTTCCA GGGAGTCACCGGCATTGCCTCTCCTGTTTCCCTGTGGAACCGTCAAAGGGGAAATCCTGCCGAAGATGCTCAAGGACAAAG GGATTCCCATGGAAAGCATCATCGTCTATCAGAAGGTCCCACACCCAGGAATCCAGGTGAACCTCCACAGCTACTATTCTCAGCAG GGCATCCCAGCGAGCATCACGTTTTTCAGCCCCTCTGGCCTCACCCACAGCCTCAAGCATATTCAAGAGTTATCTGGTGACAACATTGGTCGAATCAAG tTCGCCGCCATCGGCCCCAGCACCGCCCGTGCGCTGGCCGCCCAGGGCCTGCCTGTGAGCTGCACGGCCGAGAGCCCCACGCCACCAGCCCTGGCCAAGGGCCTCAGGTTGGCGCTTCAGGCCCCCGGCTGCTGA